A genomic stretch from Nitrospirota bacterium includes:
- a CDS encoding LapA family protein — protein sequence MITIIVVLIIIAIVAIFSVQNAMPVAISFMFWKFEASLAILVFLSMLAGIVITATIVFSGRVKKYLKKQE from the coding sequence ATGATTACCATAATTGTCGTATTGATTATTATAGCTATTGTGGCTATTTTTTCAGTGCAGAATGCAATGCCCGTTGCCATCTCGTTCATGTTTTGGAAATTTGAGGCTTCTCTTGCGATATTGGTATTTCTTTCTATGCTTGCAGGTATTGTAATAACCGCAACTATTGTATTTTCCGGACGGGTTAAAAAATATCTAAAAAAACAAGAATAA
- a CDS encoding EamA family transporter, with product MMASLYILLAIFLWSSLGVVVRLAGVEVHVIIFYSSFAAAIIQGIILTRGEYRKQMPEVKEVWYLAILGIISLVNTFTYFYAFKHTTIANAVLTHYIAPVLVAFLAPLFLGEKTTRKIVIAIAIASAGLWIMLNGFAFGESHMAGIMAGILSGFAYAIIVIISRVFAQKFHPLAMVFFSNIIIAALLAPFVKELPLKVFWVFILMGVVHSTIAPVLYFRGLRAVAANKAAVLGYLEPVIAIIFSMIFLNEFPGVNSIFGGLLIIFSGYLTLRAD from the coding sequence ATGATGGCATCCCTTTATATTCTTCTTGCCATATTCCTTTGGAGTTCCCTTGGCGTAGTCGTAAGGCTTGCTGGTGTAGAAGTGCATGTGATTATTTTTTATTCCTCCTTTGCTGCTGCGATTATTCAGGGAATAATTCTGACACGGGGAGAATACAGAAAGCAGATGCCGGAAGTCAAGGAAGTGTGGTATCTTGCGATACTCGGGATTATCTCGCTTGTAAATACATTTACTTATTTTTATGCCTTTAAACACACCACAATAGCCAACGCAGTACTTACCCACTACATAGCGCCTGTGCTGGTCGCATTCCTTGCCCCGCTTTTTCTCGGCGAAAAAACAACGAGGAAGATTGTTATTGCAATAGCAATTGCCTCGGCAGGCCTCTGGATTATGCTCAACGGTTTTGCATTCGGGGAAAGCCATATGGCAGGCATAATGGCAGGAATCCTCTCAGGCTTTGCCTATGCGATAATTGTTATTATCTCAAGAGTCTTTGCGCAAAAGTTCCATCCCCTTGCGATGGTCTTTTTTTCAAACATTATAATTGCGGCATTGCTTGCGCCTTTTGTCAAAGAACTGCCTTTAAAAGTATTCTGGGTTTTCATTTTGATGGGGGTAGTTCATTCAACAATAGCGCCTGTTTTGTATTTCAGGGGGCTTAGGGCAGTTGCCGCAAACAAGGCGGCGGTGCTCGGCTATCTTGAGCCTGTCATCGCAATAATCTTCAGCATGATATTTTTAAACGAATTCCCGGGAGTAAATTCAATCTTCGGCGGACTGCTCATAATTTTCTCAGGCTATCTGACGCTGAGAGCAGATTGA
- a CDS encoding cytochrome C translates to MKYLRILTVFIFLFALTGISFAEAQKSACVECHEKTTPGIVEQYLEGKMSKKGVDCSTCHGSEHKTMDDANLAKMPTPETCAKCHKKRVEQFKSGKHHLAWIASSSMPMWAHQPSSVVGEGYKGCSGCHKVGVKSDAEKAQYRYGNAQCDACHTRHSFKKSEAQDPRACQTCHMGFDHPQWEMWSASKHGIIWQIEGKDSKRAPTCQTCHMSEGDHGVMTAWGFLALRLPEDDKNWMNDRVTILQALGVLDDKGNPTPRLDVVKAGKVARLTKEEFQAERNKMLKVCSSCHGAGYAGKQLSAADDVIKEADKIFAQAIREVQGLYKDGVLKKPADWTFAPDLLQFYEAKSSVEQELYVMFLEYRMRAFQGAFHINPDYMHWYGWAPMKETLQKIKDEAAKLRAEHTAAK, encoded by the coding sequence ATGAAGTATCTGAGAATATTGACTGTGTTTATTTTTCTATTTGCGCTGACCGGGATTTCATTTGCAGAGGCGCAGAAAAGCGCCTGCGTTGAATGCCATGAAAAAACAACTCCTGGGATAGTTGAGCAGTATCTTGAAGGCAAGATGTCAAAAAAGGGTGTTGACTGCTCAACATGCCACGGCTCAGAACATAAAACAATGGATGATGCGAATCTGGCTAAAATGCCGACGCCTGAGACATGTGCAAAATGCCATAAAAAACGTGTGGAGCAATTTAAGTCAGGCAAGCACCACCTTGCATGGATTGCCTCAAGTTCTATGCCGATGTGGGCGCATCAGCCGTCATCTGTGGTTGGCGAAGGATATAAAGGATGTTCAGGCTGTCACAAGGTCGGTGTGAAATCTGACGCAGAAAAAGCGCAGTACCGCTATGGAAATGCACAGTGCGATGCATGTCATACGAGGCATTCATTTAAGAAGTCCGAGGCGCAGGACCCGCGTGCATGCCAGACCTGCCACATGGGCTTTGACCATCCGCAGTGGGAGATGTGGTCGGCATCAAAGCACGGCATAATCTGGCAGATAGAGGGCAAAGACAGCAAAAGGGCGCCTACGTGCCAGACCTGCCATATGAGTGAAGGCGACCACGGCGTGATGACTGCATGGGGATTTCTTGCATTAAGGCTGCCTGAAGACGATAAGAACTGGATGAATGACAGGGTGACAATACTTCAGGCTCTCGGCGTTCTTGACGACAAAGGCAATCCTACCCCCCGGCTGGATGTGGTGAAGGCAGGCAAGGTTGCGCGGCTTACCAAAGAGGAATTCCAGGCTGAGAGGAATAAGATGCTTAAGGTTTGTTCAAGCTGTCACGGCGCAGGATATGCCGGCAAACAGCTTTCAGCGGCAGACGATGTGATAAAAGAAGCGGATAAGATATTTGCGCAGGCTATCAGGGAAGTTCAGGGTCTTTACAAAGACGGAGTGCTTAAGAAACCAGCAGACTGGACTTTTGCTCCGGACCTTCTTCAGTTTTATGAAGCAAAGAGTTCTGTGGAGCAGGAGCTTTATGTGATGTTTCTTGAATATAGGATGCGGGCATTTCAGGGGGCATTTCACATAAACCCCGATTATATGCATTGGTACGGATGGGCGCCGATGAAGGAGACGCTTCAGAAGATAAAGGATGAAGCGGCAAAACTGAGGGCTGAACACACAGCGGCAAAATAA
- a CDS encoding histone deacetylase, with translation MKILFSKKCAEYSQPGHPESPARVISAYNYLKNKSSQFTVHSSLFIEPAPCKDKDILLAHTPRLLEEVKKGGFFDMDTPALPDIFEYAKLSAGGAIEAAMLALKNEKAFSLMRPPGHHATKNHLGGFCYFNNIAIASLKAMGSVGKIAIVDFDCHHGNGTEDIFLGKKDFLYLSLHQSPLYPGTGLSSRGNCINYPLPANTLPAEYLSALGKGLKQVAEFNPDLLAVSAGFDTYKLDPITSILLEKDTYKEIGRMLSSLGKPMFAVLEGGYSRDLPECIYQFLTGMENNQEAGL, from the coding sequence ATGAAAATCCTTTTTTCAAAAAAATGCGCTGAATATTCACAGCCCGGGCATCCTGAATCTCCGGCAAGGGTAATCTCCGCTTATAATTATCTCAAAAATAAAAGTTCACAGTTCACAGTTCACAGTTCACTATTTATAGAGCCTGCGCCCTGCAAAGATAAAGACATTCTTTTGGCACACACACCAAGGCTTCTTGAGGAAGTAAAGAAGGGTGGTTTTTTTGACATGGATACTCCTGCCCTTCCTGATATTTTTGAATATGCAAAATTGTCGGCAGGCGGCGCAATTGAGGCGGCAATGCTTGCACTGAAAAACGAAAAGGCGTTTTCTTTAATGCGCCCTCCGGGGCATCATGCAACCAAAAATCACCTTGGAGGTTTCTGCTATTTTAACAATATTGCAATTGCATCTTTAAAGGCAATGGGGAGCGTTGGAAAAATTGCAATTGTTGATTTTGACTGTCATCATGGAAACGGCACTGAGGATATTTTTCTTGGTAAAAAAGATTTTCTTTATCTCTCCCTGCATCAAAGCCCCCTGTATCCCGGCACAGGTCTTTCAAGCAGGGGGAACTGCATTAACTACCCCCTGCCTGCCAATACACTGCCGGCAGAATATCTTTCAGCGCTTGGAAAAGGACTGAAACAGGTTGCTGAATTCAACCCTGACTTACTGGCAGTCTCAGCAGGATTTGATACCTACAAACTTGACCCTATAACAAGTATCCTGCTGGAGAAAGATACATATAAAGAAATTGGCAGGATGCTTTCATCGCTTGGAAAACCCATGTTTGCAGTTCTTGAAGGCGGCTACAGCAGGGATTTGCCCGAATGTATTTATCAATTTTTAACAGGTATGGAAAACAATCAGGAAGCTGGATTATAA
- a CDS encoding PAS domain-containing protein — MGKSQEDKHKKKDQLIKEPAKMRRKAVKLQGAKVPDRNITEHTRAEEAFKESEYKYRTLVENIPDYVARFDRQYRHIFVNERTLEATQTTFEQMINKNHRDMGYPAHLCDLFEDTMDEVFKTGQPQEKIFEWGSPSGLRIIEWRAFPEFAADGNVKTILALCRDITEQKQAAEILQRANEELEMRVKERTAELSEMNKVLISEITERKKIEEELHISAVGYRKLLQEFHALFDAMPDSLVLLNLKKEIIWANKSAAHDFGMEDESGLLGHSYTKLCNKIKASSEDCPAVKSFISGKEEQSQIVTKSQKVLDIRAFPILDESGRVQSVIELSRDITSKIQAEKGAKQMQVELIRANRMTSLGTLVSGVVHEINNPNSFILSNSEVLSDIWQDAGRILKEYYMGNNIQRLGNLSFSEALEVVPELIKGIVYGSVRINNIVSNLKNFSRPATTGIWGRVSSREVIMSSKAILSSQISKYTDNFHINCDEGIPYLKGNFQQIEQVIINIILNAFQSLPHKNCGVWVSDSFDEKSGVIIIQVKDNGIGMSEDIIERITEPFFTTRLEKGGTGLGLSISYSIIREHSGALEFESSPGAGTTVTVKLPVYNPAS, encoded by the coding sequence ATGGGTAAAAGCCAGGAAGACAAGCATAAGAAAAAAGACCAGCTCATTAAGGAGCCTGCAAAAATGCGCCGGAAGGCCGTGAAACTGCAGGGTGCAAAGGTGCCGGACAGAAACATCACTGAGCACACGCGGGCGGAAGAGGCGTTTAAGGAGAGCGAATATAAATACCGGACATTGGTGGAAAACATCCCTGATTATGTTGCGCGTTTTGACCGGCAGTATCGCCATATTTTTGTCAATGAAAGAACCTTGGAAGCTACGCAGACAACTTTTGAGCAAATGATAAATAAAAATCACCGGGATATGGGATACCCTGCTCACTTATGTGATTTATTTGAAGACACAATGGATGAAGTTTTCAAAACAGGCCAGCCTCAGGAGAAAATATTTGAATGGGGAAGCCCTTCAGGGCTGAGAATCATTGAATGGCGCGCCTTTCCTGAATTTGCTGCAGACGGGAATGTTAAAACAATATTGGCTCTCTGCCGTGACATCACTGAGCAAAAACAGGCAGCAGAGATTTTGCAACGGGCAAACGAAGAATTGGAGATGCGCGTTAAGGAACGAACTGCAGAGCTGTCAGAGATGAACAAAGTGTTGATATCTGAAATTACAGAGCGCAAAAAAATAGAAGAGGAACTGCATATAAGCGCAGTTGGATACAGGAAACTCCTGCAGGAATTCCATGCGCTTTTTGACGCCATGCCCGACAGCCTTGTCTTGCTGAATCTGAAGAAGGAAATAATCTGGGCCAATAAATCCGCCGCACATGATTTCGGAATGGAAGATGAATCCGGATTGTTAGGTCACTCATATACTAAACTGTGCAATAAAATCAAAGCCTCAAGCGAAGATTGTCCGGCAGTAAAGAGTTTCATTTCAGGAAAAGAAGAGCAGTCTCAAATCGTAACCAAGTCACAAAAAGTTCTGGATATAAGGGCGTTTCCGATATTAGACGAATCAGGCAGGGTGCAGAGCGTTATAGAGTTGTCAAGGGACATTACCTCCAAGATTCAGGCTGAGAAGGGGGCAAAACAGATGCAGGTAGAACTGATTCGCGCAAATAGAATGACTTCCCTCGGCACTCTTGTCTCCGGCGTTGTTCATGAAATAAACAACCCCAACAGTTTTATTCTGTCCAATTCAGAGGTGCTCTCTGATATCTGGCAGGATGCGGGAAGAATCCTTAAAGAATATTATATGGGAAATAATATTCAGCGTCTGGGGAACCTTTCTTTTTCTGAGGCATTGGAGGTTGTGCCTGAATTGATTAAGGGAATAGTTTATGGTTCTGTCCGGATTAATAATATAGTCAGTAATTTGAAAAATTTCTCCCGGCCTGCTACGACCGGCATATGGGGGCGGGTCAGCTCCAGAGAAGTTATAATGAGTTCAAAGGCAATTCTCAGCAGTCAAATCAGTAAATACACAGATAATTTTCACATAAACTGCGATGAAGGCATCCCTTATTTGAAAGGAAACTTTCAGCAGATAGAGCAGGTAATCATAAATATTATTTTGAATGCCTTCCAGTCCCTGCCTCATAAGAATTGCGGGGTTTGGGTGTCAGACTCTTTTGATGAGAAATCAGGCGTTATAATAATTCAGGTAAAAGACAATGGAATTGGGATGTCTGAAGACATCATTGAAAGGATAACCGAACCGTTTTTTACCACAAGGCTTGAAAAGGGAGGCACAGGGCTGGGACTGTCCATCTCCTATTCAATTATCAGGGAGCATAGCGGAGCCCTTGAATTTGAGTCCAGCCCCGGGGCAGGAACGACCGTTACAGTTAAATTGCCGGTTTATAATCCAGCTTCCTGA
- a CDS encoding cytochrome-c peroxidase translates to MLRNKKNLWIPAFAGMTMLALLLPPVFAGQLEPFKEVPIPAHNPQTPEKIELGKKLFFDRRLSGDGTMSCATCHDPEQAFTDGLDIALSYPTTKNWRNSPTLINVAFQKYLFHDGRTGTLEEQALFPMMSAFEMNQNLDFLEEEIRQVPEYAEAFNKIFNGEPTKERIGMVIASFERTLISGNSLLDRYLNGDKKALTENAQKGLKIFTGKGKCADCHFGVNLADDKFYALSVPENPALLNDPRVISTMRFVAKVYKFKEYRTLNEDPGKFLITRNMLHWKEFKTPVLREISKTAPYMHNGVFNTLDEVIEFFNQGGGKGNTVLKPLELSADEKKYLKTFLVEALTGDEIIMKYPELP, encoded by the coding sequence ATGTTAAGGAATAAAAAGAATTTATGGATTCCTGCCTTCGCAGGAATGACAATGCTGGCATTGCTTTTGCCGCCGGTATTTGCCGGACAGCTTGAGCCTTTTAAAGAAGTTCCGATTCCCGCGCACAACCCGCAGACGCCTGAGAAGATTGAGCTTGGCAAAAAGCTGTTTTTTGACAGGCGGCTTTCAGGCGACGGCACGATGAGCTGTGCAACCTGCCATGACCCTGAGCAGGCATTTACAGATGGGCTGGATATTGCGCTTAGTTATCCGACTACAAAGAACTGGAGGAATTCTCCCACGCTTATAAATGTCGCATTTCAGAAATATCTTTTCCATGACGGAAGGACAGGGACGCTTGAGGAGCAGGCGCTTTTCCCCATGATGTCTGCATTTGAGATGAACCAGAATCTTGATTTTCTTGAAGAAGAAATACGTCAGGTGCCTGAATACGCAGAGGCGTTCAATAAAATTTTTAACGGAGAGCCTACGAAGGAAAGGATTGGCATGGTGATTGCATCTTTTGAAAGGACGCTGATCTCCGGAAATTCGCTGCTGGACCGGTATTTAAACGGCGACAAAAAGGCATTGACGGAAAATGCCCAAAAAGGTCTTAAAATATTTACCGGCAAGGGAAAGTGCGCTGACTGTCATTTCGGCGTGAATTTAGCAGATGACAAATTTTATGCCCTTAGCGTACCTGAGAATCCTGCGCTTCTGAATGACCCGCGCGTTATTTCAACAATGAGGTTTGTCGCAAAAGTTTATAAATTTAAGGAATACAGGACGCTTAACGAAGACCCGGGGAAATTTTTAATCACAAGAAACATGCTTCACTGGAAAGAGTTTAAGACGCCTGTGCTGAGGGAAATTTCAAAGACAGCGCCCTACATGCATAACGGTGTGTTCAATACGCTTGATGAGGTTATTGAATTTTTTAATCAGGGCGGAGGAAAGGGCAACACCGTGCTTAAACCGCTTGAATTAAGCGCGGATGAAAAAAAATATCTAAAGACATTTCTGGTTGAGGCGCTGACAGGCGATGAGATTATTATGAAATACCCGGAACTGCCGTAG
- a CDS encoding thioredoxin domain-containing protein, translating into MLNNYNGKIRLVIKHYPYKYRDYSHIAAEASLAARDQGKFWEMHDLLLKKSPRLDRNSLIKYAQELGLDVNKFTESLDAMKHLKIIERDKKLAFDLDLYNTPTFFINGRKAVGNRPYEYFKAIIEEELRNVKE; encoded by the coding sequence CTGCTGAATAACTACAATGGCAAGATACGTCTTGTGATAAAGCACTACCCCTACAAATACCGCGACTACTCGCACATTGCCGCAGAGGCGTCGCTTGCCGCAAGGGATCAGGGAAAATTCTGGGAGATGCACGATTTACTGCTTAAAAAATCCCCCCGGCTTGACAGGAACAGTCTTATAAAATATGCACAGGAGTTGGGGCTGGATGTAAATAAATTTACGGAATCCCTTGATGCCATGAAACATCTAAAAATCATAGAGCGCGATAAGAAACTTGCCTTTGATCTGGATTTGTATAACACCCCGACTTTTTTTATCAACGGCAGAAAGGCAGTCGGCAACAGGCCCTATGAATATTTTAAAGCGATTATAGAGGAGGAGTTGAGGAATGTTAAGGAATAA